A genomic window from Filimonas effusa includes:
- the carB gene encoding carbamoyl-phosphate synthase large subunit, producing MPRDNSIKSVLIIGSGPIVIGQACEFDYSGTQAARSLREEGIKVILINSNPATIMTDPMMADRVYLLPLTVESIEQILEENQIDAVLPTMGGQTALNLAKEAEELGVWEKYNVRLIGVDIKAIDKAEDREKFRQWMIQLGVPVAPAKTANSFLEGKEFAQEIGFPLVIRPSFTLGGTGGGFVHSKEFLDEALNRGLSASPIHEVLVEKAVLGWKEFELELLRDSADNVVIICTVENFDPMGVHTGDSITVAPAMTLSDTAFQLMRNTAIMMMRDLGNFAGGCNVQFSLNPETEELIAIEINPRVSRSSALASKATGYPIAKIAAKLAIGYNLDELKNQITQTTSAYFEPALDYVIVKIPRWNFDKFKGANDTLGLQMKSVGEVMSIGRSFTEAIQKACISLENDAIGLGYYGKSLMKTDELVEYIKTPKWDRIFRIKDALMQGVTVKTIVQATHIDRWFIYQIQQICDIEKEIAHHTLESLPEALLKDAKKNGFSDAQIAKLLKTDCSDDQVYEKRKALGITRVYKMVDTCSAEFEAKTPYFYSSFEN from the coding sequence ATGCCCAGAGACAATTCCATCAAATCAGTTTTAATTATCGGTTCAGGACCCATTGTTATCGGACAAGCCTGTGAGTTCGACTACTCCGGCACCCAGGCAGCGCGGAGCCTTAGAGAAGAAGGCATTAAAGTGATCCTGATCAATAGTAACCCGGCTACTATTATGACCGATCCCATGATGGCTGACAGGGTATATCTGTTGCCTCTTACCGTGGAAAGCATTGAACAGATACTGGAAGAAAACCAGATTGACGCGGTATTACCTACTATGGGTGGTCAAACTGCCCTTAACCTGGCCAAAGAGGCTGAGGAGCTGGGTGTATGGGAAAAATACAATGTTCGCCTGATTGGGGTGGATATTAAAGCCATCGATAAGGCCGAAGACCGGGAGAAATTCCGTCAGTGGATGATTCAGCTGGGTGTGCCTGTGGCGCCTGCCAAAACGGCCAACAGTTTTCTCGAGGGTAAAGAGTTTGCCCAGGAAATTGGTTTCCCATTGGTGATCCGCCCTTCTTTCACGCTTGGCGGTACCGGTGGTGGTTTTGTGCATAGCAAAGAATTTTTAGATGAAGCGCTGAACCGCGGTTTATCTGCTTCACCCATTCACGAGGTACTTGTTGAAAAAGCGGTACTGGGATGGAAGGAGTTTGAGCTGGAATTATTACGTGACTCTGCCGATAACGTGGTGATCATTTGTACCGTAGAGAACTTTGACCCTATGGGGGTTCATACCGGTGATTCCATCACTGTGGCTCCTGCGATGACGTTGAGCGATACTGCGTTTCAACTGATGCGTAATACCGCTATCATGATGATGCGCGACCTCGGTAACTTTGCCGGTGGTTGTAACGTTCAGTTCTCCCTGAATCCTGAAACGGAGGAGCTGATCGCTATTGAGATCAACCCCAGGGTGAGCCGTTCTTCTGCGCTTGCTTCGAAGGCTACCGGGTATCCTATTGCCAAAATAGCTGCCAAACTGGCTATTGGTTATAACCTGGATGAACTGAAGAACCAGATCACCCAAACCACTTCGGCCTATTTTGAGCCGGCATTGGACTACGTGATCGTGAAAATACCCCGCTGGAACTTCGACAAGTTCAAGGGGGCAAATGATACGCTTGGATTACAGATGAAGAGCGTAGGTGAGGTAATGTCTATCGGCCGTAGTTTTACCGAGGCTATCCAGAAGGCTTGTATCAGTCTTGAGAATGATGCCATTGGTTTAGGTTACTATGGTAAGAGCCTGATGAAGACCGATGAGCTGGTAGAATATATCAAGACGCCGAAATGGGATCGTATTTTCCGTATCAAGGATGCGCTCATGCAGGGTGTAACGGTAAAAACCATTGTTCAGGCTACGCATATCGACCGTTGGTTCATTTACCAGATCCAGCAGATCTGCGATATCGAGAAAGAGATTGCGCATCATACGCTGGAAAGCTTACCGGAGGCATTGCTGAAAGACGCCAAGAAAAATGGTTTCAGCGATGCGCAGATCGCCAAGCTGCTGAAGACAGATTGCTCCGACGACCAGGTGTATGAGAAGCGCAAGGCGCTGGGTATTACCAGGGTTTATAAAATGGTGGATACCTGCAGTGCGGAATTTGAGGCCAAGACGCCTTATTTCTACAGCAGCTTCGAGAACTAA
- the bcp gene encoding thioredoxin-dependent thiol peroxidase, translating to MELKEGSKAPDFTGVDQNGNTISLHDFKGKKVVLYFYPKDDTPGCTAQACNLRDNHTALQQQGYAVIGISVDSVKSHKKFEEKYSLPFPLVADEDKKIVEAYGVWGEKKFMGKTHMGTHRTTFLVNEEGNISRIITKPDTKNQAQQVLEEN from the coding sequence ATGGAACTAAAAGAAGGAAGCAAAGCACCGGACTTTACCGGCGTTGATCAAAATGGCAACACCATTTCGCTGCACGACTTTAAAGGGAAAAAAGTAGTCCTCTATTTCTATCCCAAAGACGATACCCCCGGCTGCACCGCCCAGGCCTGCAACCTGCGCGATAACCACACCGCATTACAGCAACAAGGTTACGCCGTAATAGGCATCAGCGTCGACAGCGTAAAAAGCCACAAGAAGTTTGAAGAAAAATACAGCCTGCCCTTCCCACTGGTGGCCGACGAAGACAAAAAGATCGTGGAAGCCTACGGCGTATGGGGTGAAAAGAAGTTCATGGGCAAAACACATATGGGCACGCACCGCACCACCTTCCTGGTAAATGAAGAAGGAAACATCTCCAGGATCATCACAAAGCCCGATACCAAAAACCAGGCACAGCAGGTATTGGAAGAAAACTAA
- the recO gene encoding DNA repair protein RecO, whose amino-acid sequence MTHSTKGIVLRTVKYGETSVIATVYTELFGMQSYMVKGVRQSTRKSQGKAGYFQPGAILHMEVYHNELKHLQFIKEYSWAYLYNEVLFNVVKNAVAMYIVELLQHSLRQPEASPELFYLIEDTLKQLDRGTGALVGNLPVYFTLHLGSELGFRVQGSFSRQTPILDLKEGLFVTEPPLHSYYVSGELAQYASRINDIQFYNDLEMITMPRMLRRELLESLQQYVELHIAEFTPLRTLGILQEILG is encoded by the coding sequence ATGACGCATTCAACAAAAGGTATTGTATTAAGGACTGTGAAGTATGGCGAAACCAGCGTCATAGCCACGGTATATACCGAGTTGTTTGGCATGCAGAGCTATATGGTTAAGGGGGTAAGACAAAGCACACGTAAATCGCAGGGCAAGGCTGGTTATTTTCAGCCTGGCGCGATATTGCACATGGAGGTATATCATAATGAGCTGAAGCATTTGCAGTTCATTAAGGAATATAGCTGGGCGTATTTGTATAACGAGGTGTTGTTTAATGTAGTAAAGAATGCTGTTGCCATGTACATCGTGGAGCTGCTGCAGCACAGCCTGCGGCAGCCTGAAGCCAGTCCCGAATTGTTTTACCTGATAGAAGATACGTTGAAGCAGCTTGACAGGGGAACGGGAGCGCTGGTGGGTAACCTGCCTGTTTATTTTACGTTACACCTGGGAAGTGAACTTGGTTTCAGGGTGCAGGGAAGTTTCAGCAGGCAAACCCCTATACTGGATTTGAAAGAAGGGTTGTTTGTAACGGAGCCGCCTCTGCATTCTTATTATGTGAGTGGTGAGCTGGCGCAATATGCTTCGCGTATCAACGATATACAATTCTATAATGATCTTGAAATGATAACGATGCCGCGGATGTTGCGGCGTGAGTTATTGGAGTCGTTGCAGCAATATGTAGAGTTGCATATTGCGGAGTTTACGCCGTTGCGTACGCTGGGGATATTACAGGAGATATTGGGTTAA
- the dcp gene encoding peptidyl-dipeptidase Dcp, with protein MKKIPLFILTASVSMMISCDSNNKNAKAGSDSLTASNPFYAPSKLPFGVPDFGKIKDSDFKPAMEAGIKEQQAEVQKIADNTAAPDFENTIVALEKSGQLLSRANHVFDLLTSANTNPTLQAVQEEMAPKLAANRDAIYLNSKLFSKVSALYARRDSLQLDAESKRLLEYYYQKFELAGAKLSEADKDKLKALNQEEATLSAKFNNQLLAAAKAGSLVVNDKAELAGLSQNEIDAAAQNATDAKQQGKWMLPLQNTTQQPALQSLTNRDTRKKLYERSWNRAERGDTNDTREAISRIAEIRSTQAKLLGFPNYAAWKLGDQMAKTPQAVSQMLGKLVPAATAKARQEAAEIQSVIDKENGGFQLEAQDWNLYAEKVRKAKYDLNEEEIKPYFELDKVLQNGVFYAAELLYGLTFKERKDLPVYHPDVRVFDVIDHDGSQIGLFYGDFYKRDNKNGGAWMSNLVEQSHLMGTKPVIYNVCNFTKPAAGQPALISFDDVTTMFHEFGHALHGLFANQKYVSLSGTSVARDYVEFPSQFNEHWASDPKVFDHYAVHYKTGAAMPQALKDKIKKAATFNQGYALTEILAASELDMQWHTIPAGSAKQNVDSFETTALKKTNLYLTQVPPRYRSSYFLHIWSNGYAAGYYAYTWTSMLENDAYAWFEEHGGLTRENGQRIRDMILSKGNTEDYNTMFRNFRGKDPDIKPLLKQRGLL; from the coding sequence GTGAAAAAAATTCCATTATTCATCCTCACAGCTTCAGTAAGTATGATGATATCGTGTGACAGCAATAACAAAAACGCCAAAGCGGGTTCCGACAGCTTAACCGCTTCCAACCCATTTTATGCTCCCAGTAAACTGCCTTTTGGCGTACCGGATTTCGGAAAGATCAAGGATAGCGATTTTAAACCCGCTATGGAAGCCGGCATTAAAGAGCAACAGGCCGAGGTGCAAAAGATTGCAGACAATACCGCCGCTCCCGATTTCGAAAACACCATAGTAGCCCTGGAAAAAAGCGGGCAACTGTTAAGCCGCGCCAACCATGTGTTCGACCTGCTTACCAGCGCCAACACCAATCCTACGCTACAGGCCGTACAGGAAGAAATGGCACCCAAGCTCGCAGCCAACAGGGATGCCATTTATCTGAACAGTAAATTGTTCAGCAAAGTATCGGCTTTATACGCCCGTCGCGATTCCCTGCAGCTCGATGCCGAATCCAAACGCCTGCTGGAATACTACTACCAGAAGTTTGAACTTGCCGGCGCCAAACTTTCGGAAGCCGACAAAGACAAGCTGAAAGCACTGAACCAGGAAGAAGCTACTTTAAGCGCCAAATTCAATAACCAGTTGCTGGCAGCCGCCAAAGCAGGCAGCCTCGTAGTAAATGATAAAGCAGAACTTGCCGGCTTATCGCAAAACGAAATAGATGCAGCCGCACAAAATGCAACTGATGCCAAACAACAGGGCAAATGGATGCTTCCGCTTCAGAACACTACACAACAGCCCGCCCTGCAATCACTCACCAACAGGGATACCCGCAAAAAATTATATGAACGCTCCTGGAATCGTGCTGAACGTGGCGATACCAACGATACGCGCGAAGCCATCAGCCGTATTGCAGAAATAAGGTCTACCCAGGCCAAGCTGCTTGGCTTCCCCAACTATGCTGCCTGGAAACTTGGCGACCAAATGGCAAAAACCCCGCAGGCTGTTAGCCAGATGCTCGGTAAACTGGTGCCTGCCGCTACCGCCAAAGCACGCCAGGAAGCAGCAGAGATCCAGTCTGTAATAGACAAAGAAAACGGTGGCTTCCAGCTGGAAGCACAGGACTGGAACCTCTATGCCGAAAAAGTACGTAAAGCCAAATACGATCTTAATGAAGAAGAAATAAAACCTTATTTCGAACTGGATAAAGTGCTTCAAAACGGCGTATTCTATGCAGCTGAACTGCTTTACGGCCTTACCTTCAAAGAAAGAAAAGACCTTCCCGTATACCATCCCGATGTAAGGGTCTTTGATGTGATAGACCATGACGGCAGCCAGATAGGCTTGTTCTATGGCGACTTCTATAAAAGAGACAACAAGAACGGTGGTGCCTGGATGAGCAATCTGGTAGAACAATCGCACCTCATGGGTACCAAACCTGTGATCTACAACGTATGTAACTTCACAAAACCCGCTGCCGGCCAGCCAGCACTCATAAGCTTTGATGACGTTACCACCATGTTCCACGAATTTGGCCATGCCCTTCATGGACTCTTCGCCAACCAGAAATATGTGAGCCTCTCCGGAACAAGTGTAGCCCGCGATTACGTGGAATTTCCTTCACAGTTCAACGAACACTGGGCTTCCGACCCCAAGGTATTTGATCACTACGCAGTACATTATAAAACCGGCGCAGCAATGCCGCAGGCGCTGAAAGACAAGATCAAAAAAGCAGCAACCTTTAACCAGGGCTACGCTTTAACAGAAATACTCGCAGCCTCTGAACTGGATATGCAATGGCATACCATTCCTGCCGGCAGCGCCAAACAAAATGTAGACAGCTTTGAAACAACAGCACTTAAAAAAACAAATCTTTACTTAACACAGGTGCCGCCCCGTTACCGTTCCAGCTACTTCCTCCACATCTGGAGCAATGGCTATGCCGCAGGCTACTATGCTTATACCTGGACCTCTATGCTTGAAAATGACGCCTATGCCTGGTTCGAAGAACATGGCGGCCTTACCAGAGAAAACGGCCAGCGTATCCGCGATATGATCTTATCAAAAGGCAATACCGAAGATTACAATACCATGTTCCGCAACTTCAGAGGTAAAGACCCTGATATTAAACCGTTGCTGAAACAGCGGGGATTGCTGTAA
- a CDS encoding polysaccharide deacetylase family protein has protein sequence MEKTKPSAQIFQTANPGRWQRFKWTGRIFLFLLVLAAGITYFALRNVYMPTLPQLKDRSEAMKKALQNNQVLYRESKLAKEYRGFRSYIKKQWMKGHGCGQHGPVLNLSNSNLFSDSLGIRAAFYVAWDAQSYFSLKRNISHVNLIIPEWFFIDPNADTLTTNIDGRALELVKKAGVKVMPMLTNFAGDKFRGDVLHRIFHDPAKQTRLVNDIAKVLLKNSFHGVNIDFEELTESNNEPLTAFLHELHDTLQLKNLLVTQDVACFNEDYDYPNLAKYNDYLFLMAYDEFSAESQPGPVSSQKWIEAAVTHITRMLPREKVVLCIAGYGYDWRAHEKGQPVTYQEALSVARRYGADIRFEGDSYNLRYDYKDDDSIPHTVFCTDAATNFNTLRFATEYGLAGTALWRLGSEDSRLWDFYDKPMSKAALRSFDFNEFSKVESTNDVDYIGEGEVLDVVSKPVPGHITAEVDKDEMLISDEQYDSLPSMFVVKKWGKPVGKKLVLTFDDGPDPVYTRQVLDTLAKYHTPAAFFLIGMEAENNIPLVRRIFREGHEIGNHTFTHPNIAKISAQRANLEMDATRLIIECITGHSTILFRPPFNADSEPETMEEMIPVALSRDRNYLAIGESIDPEDWQATDDPSYNADTVFNRIVRIHAANDGSVILLHDAGGRRDATVEALPRIIQYFKSQGYTFTTIGDLLGKKKNELMPPVPKGSGYYIIQGNFFVAEAGYYVSHLLFVLFIAFLILSTIRMLIMAVLAGLQKKKEKKLFASAPAENTTGEYPLVSIIVPAYNEEVNVEASLKNLLLCDYPNFEVVFVDDGSKDTTFEKVQQAFGTHPKLRAFTKINGGKASALNFGIAQSNAGFVVCIDADTRLRPDAVGLMMRHFLLPGEGPKVGAVAGTVRVGNTVNMLTRWQSIEYTTSQNFDRKAFAYVNAITVVPGAIGAFRKDALQAVGGFTTDTLAEDCDLTIRLLKGGYVVANESEALAFTEVPESLKQFMKQRFRWSFGVMQTFWKNRDAIFNFRYGSLGWLAFPDMLLFKYVIPFFTPLADLLMLIGVFTGNASRIGKYYLLFMVVDAAIALFAFALEKQKPWQLVWLIPQRLIYRWLMLVVLFRSFRRAVKGELQSWGVLKRTGNVTDTNIPGSTV, from the coding sequence ATGGAAAAGACTAAACCTTCTGCACAGATATTCCAGACGGCTAACCCGGGCCGCTGGCAACGATTTAAATGGACCGGCCGTATCTTTCTTTTCCTGCTGGTTCTGGCGGCGGGCATCACTTATTTTGCACTCCGCAATGTTTATATGCCTACGTTGCCGCAGTTGAAAGACCGGAGCGAGGCAATGAAAAAGGCGCTTCAAAACAACCAGGTGCTTTACCGGGAATCGAAGCTTGCGAAAGAATACCGCGGTTTCCGCAGTTATATCAAAAAGCAGTGGATGAAAGGCCATGGCTGCGGGCAGCATGGGCCGGTATTGAATCTCAGCAACAGCAATTTGTTTAGTGATAGCCTTGGTATAAGGGCCGCGTTCTATGTGGCCTGGGATGCGCAGTCTTATTTCTCTCTCAAGCGGAATATTTCTCATGTAAATCTTATCATTCCTGAATGGTTTTTTATTGATCCCAATGCCGATACGTTAACTACCAATATCGATGGGCGTGCGCTGGAGCTGGTAAAGAAGGCGGGGGTAAAGGTGATGCCGATGCTTACCAATTTTGCCGGCGACAAGTTCAGGGGCGATGTGCTGCATCGTATTTTTCATGATCCTGCGAAGCAAACCAGGCTGGTGAATGATATTGCGAAGGTGCTTTTAAAGAATAGCTTTCATGGTGTGAATATCGACTTCGAAGAACTGACGGAATCCAATAACGAGCCTTTGACGGCTTTCCTGCATGAACTGCACGATACACTTCAGCTGAAGAATCTGCTGGTGACGCAGGATGTGGCTTGTTTCAATGAAGATTATGATTATCCCAACCTGGCGAAGTATAACGACTACCTGTTCCTGATGGCGTATGATGAGTTCTCTGCTGAATCGCAGCCGGGGCCGGTGAGCAGCCAGAAGTGGATAGAGGCGGCTGTTACCCATATCACCCGGATGCTGCCGAGGGAAAAGGTGGTGTTGTGTATTGCGGGATATGGTTACGACTGGCGTGCGCATGAAAAAGGGCAGCCTGTTACTTACCAGGAAGCCTTAAGTGTAGCCCGGCGTTATGGAGCGGATATCAGGTTTGAGGGTGATTCGTATAACCTGCGGTACGATTACAAAGATGATGACAGTATTCCGCATACGGTTTTCTGTACCGATGCAGCCACCAATTTCAATACGTTACGTTTTGCTACCGAATACGGGCTGGCGGGCACTGCGCTATGGCGCCTGGGAAGTGAAGACAGCCGTCTCTGGGATTTTTATGATAAACCTATGAGCAAAGCGGCTTTGCGGTCGTTTGATTTTAATGAATTCAGCAAGGTGGAGAGCACGAATGATGTTGACTATATTGGTGAAGGCGAAGTGCTGGATGTGGTATCGAAGCCTGTTCCGGGACATATAACAGCAGAGGTTGATAAAGATGAAATGCTGATCAGCGATGAGCAATACGATTCTCTGCCTTCGATGTTCGTGGTGAAGAAATGGGGTAAGCCGGTGGGCAAGAAGCTGGTATTGACCTTTGATGATGGTCCCGACCCGGTTTATACGAGGCAGGTGCTTGATACGCTGGCGAAATATCATACGCCGGCGGCGTTTTTCCTGATAGGCATGGAAGCGGAGAATAATATTCCGCTTGTTCGCCGCATTTTCAGGGAAGGGCATGAGATAGGCAACCATACTTTCACGCATCCTAATATTGCGAAGATCAGCGCCCAGCGTGCTAACCTCGAAATGGATGCTACGCGTTTGATCATAGAATGTATTACGGGGCATAGCACTATACTTTTCCGTCCGCCTTTCAATGCCGACAGTGAGCCGGAGACGATGGAGGAAATGATTCCCGTTGCGTTAAGCCGTGACCGTAACTACCTGGCTATAGGCGAGAGTATTGATCCGGAAGACTGGCAGGCAACGGATGATCCATCGTATAACGCCGATACTGTTTTTAACCGGATAGTGCGTATACATGCGGCCAATGATGGTTCCGTTATCCTGTTGCATGATGCGGGCGGGCGGCGTGATGCTACTGTTGAGGCGTTGCCAAGGATCATCCAATATTTTAAAAGCCAGGGATATACGTTTACAACTATCGGCGATCTGTTGGGTAAAAAGAAAAATGAGCTGATGCCCCCGGTTCCCAAAGGCAGTGGTTACTATATTATCCAGGGTAACTTTTTTGTTGCCGAAGCAGGGTATTATGTCAGTCACCTGTTGTTTGTATTGTTCATTGCTTTTCTTATTCTCAGTACTATAAGAATGCTGATCATGGCAGTGCTGGCGGGTTTGCAGAAGAAGAAAGAAAAGAAGCTGTTTGCCTCTGCCCCTGCGGAAAATACAACAGGGGAATATCCGCTGGTATCTATTATTGTTCCGGCTTATAATGAAGAAGTGAATGTGGAGGCTTCGTTGAAGAACCTGCTGTTGTGCGATTATCCCAACTTCGAGGTAGTGTTTGTTGATGATGGCAGCAAGGATACTACGTTTGAAAAGGTGCAGCAGGCTTTTGGCACACATCCTAAGCTGCGGGCCTTTACAAAGATCAATGGTGGTAAAGCTTCGGCATTGAATTTTGGGATAGCACAGTCGAACGCCGGTTTCGTAGTATGTATCGATGCCGATACGCGGTTGCGGCCCGATGCGGTAGGGCTTATGATGCGTCATTTTCTGTTGCCCGGCGAAGGGCCTAAGGTAGGCGCCGTTGCCGGTACGGTGCGGGTTGGTAATACCGTAAATATGCTTACCAGGTGGCAGAGTATAGAATATACTACCAGTCAGAATTTTGACCGTAAGGCTTTTGCTTATGTGAATGCTATTACAGTGGTGCCGGGTGCTATAGGTGCATTCCGTAAAGATGCTCTTCAGGCTGTGGGTGGTTTTACAACCGATACACTGGCAGAAGACTGTGATCTTACTATAAGGTTGCTCAAAGGCGGATATGTTGTTGCCAATGAGTCGGAGGCGCTTGCGTTCACCGAAGTGCCCGAATCGCTGAAGCAGTTTATGAAGCAGCGTTTCCGCTGGAGCTTTGGGGTAATGCAAACATTCTGGAAGAACAGGGATGCTATTTTTAATTTCCGTTATGGATCGCTGGGATGGCTGGCTTTTCCCGACATGCTGTTGTTCAAGTATGTGATCCCTTTCTTTACACCGCTGGCCGATCTGCTGATGCTGATAGGTGTTTTCACCGGAAATGCTTCACGTATAGGAAAGTATTACCTGCTTTTTATGGTGGTAGATGCGGCTATTGCTTTATTTGCCTTTGCATTGGAAAAGCAGAAGCCATGGCAGCTGGTATGGCTTATTCCACAAAGGCTGATCTATCGCTGGCTGATGCTGGTGGTATTGTTCCGCTCGTTCCGCAGGGCGGTAAAGGGAGAGCTGCAATCGTGGGGTGTATTAAAGCGTACGGGTAATGTAACGGATACTAATATTCCGGGAAGCACCGTTTAA
- a CDS encoding peptidoglycan DD-metalloendopeptidase family protein has protein sequence MRNLLILLLLPCSVVFAQPNRPEAYPKGYFRNPLGIPLQLSANFGEVRKDHFHMGLDIRTQQKENLPVYAAAEGYISRVSIEQGGYGKAIYIQHPAGYVTVYGHLNSFYDTLEQFLKAKQYHDEQWEQDFSLSPHQFPVKKGQFIARSGNTGASGGPHLHFEIRDSRTGYNLNPLLFDLGVPDNIAPYLQGLYWYDRRYSTYQASPRRIPVTRLASGYRTTDSLVRLGSPLVSFGIRAEDKTNNSPFLFGVYEAGIWVDDSLRCYFQLNNFSYTDTRYLNGSIDYKTYSSTGPTIQHLSQLPGNKLSVYTADADRGVIRLNDTLIHTIRILIKDVAGNASVIQFRARYDASLQNNLFFTMNSIALPPNQPNTVGSTSVKATFGANAFYDMVPFVLGETGPAPWPAASVTAQLHQPTVPVHDNYTVQLALKDNNMAAYADRLVMQLQNNRYGMVKKADKTPEGWYKASFRNLGKVQLLADTIPPVIKTIGWQSGKAFPNQSTLRIRCSDNLGSVRYFSAQLDGKWLLFTHSTQDYLYQFDEHCPEGEHTLTISVQDIAGNRTVQELRFTRLPVKAVKPAAKKTAGKKRR, from the coding sequence ATGCGTAACCTGCTCATTTTATTGCTCTTACCCTGTAGTGTTGTTTTCGCCCAGCCCAACCGCCCGGAAGCCTACCCCAAAGGCTATTTCCGCAATCCCCTGGGCATCCCCCTCCAGCTCAGCGCCAACTTTGGCGAAGTGCGTAAAGATCACTTCCACATGGGCCTCGATATCCGTACCCAGCAAAAAGAGAACCTCCCCGTTTACGCAGCAGCCGAAGGCTATATCAGCCGCGTATCCATTGAACAGGGCGGATACGGAAAAGCCATCTACATCCAGCACCCCGCCGGTTATGTCACCGTTTACGGACACCTCAACAGCTTCTACGATACCCTCGAGCAGTTTCTGAAAGCCAAACAGTACCACGACGAACAATGGGAACAGGACTTCTCCCTGTCGCCCCACCAGTTCCCGGTAAAAAAAGGCCAGTTCATCGCCCGCAGCGGCAACACCGGCGCCTCGGGAGGCCCGCACCTCCACTTCGAGATCCGCGACAGCAGAACAGGCTATAACCTCAACCCCCTGCTGTTCGACTTAGGCGTCCCCGACAATATCGCCCCCTACCTGCAAGGCCTGTACTGGTACGATCGCCGCTATAGCACCTACCAGGCATCGCCCAGGCGCATACCGGTTACCAGGCTCGCCAGCGGCTACCGTACCACCGACAGCCTTGTTCGCCTGGGAAGCCCCCTCGTAAGCTTTGGCATCAGGGCCGAAGACAAAACCAATAACTCCCCCTTCCTCTTCGGCGTTTATGAAGCAGGAATATGGGTCGACGACAGCCTGCGCTGTTATTTCCAGCTCAACAACTTCTCTTATACCGATACGCGCTATCTCAACGGCAGCATCGATTATAAAACCTACAGCAGCACCGGCCCTACCATCCAGCACCTGAGCCAGCTGCCCGGGAATAAACTTTCCGTTTATACCGCCGACGCCGATAGAGGTGTTATCCGCCTCAACGACACGCTCATTCATACTATCCGCATCCTCATAAAAGACGTGGCAGGCAACGCCTCCGTGATCCAGTTCCGCGCCCGTTACGACGCCAGCCTGCAAAACAACCTGTTCTTTACCATGAACAGTATTGCCCTTCCGCCCAACCAGCCCAATACTGTTGGCAGCACATCGGTAAAAGCAACATTCGGCGCCAACGCCTTCTACGATATGGTTCCCTTTGTACTCGGCGAAACAGGCCCCGCACCCTGGCCCGCAGCCTCCGTCACCGCCCAGTTACACCAGCCAACCGTACCCGTTCATGACAACTACACCGTACAACTGGCGCTCAAAGACAATAACATGGCCGCATATGCCGACAGGCTTGTGATGCAGCTGCAAAACAACCGCTACGGTATGGTAAAAAAAGCAGATAAAACCCCGGAAGGCTGGTACAAAGCCAGTTTCAGAAACCTCGGGAAAGTACAGCTGCTTGCCGACACCATCCCGCCGGTCATAAAAACCATAGGCTGGCAAAGCGGTAAAGCCTTTCCCAATCAATCCACCTTACGCATCCGCTGCTCCGATAATCTCGGCAGCGTCCGCTACTTCAGCGCTCAGCTCGATGGAAAATGGCTGCTCTTTACGCACAGCACCCAGGATTACCTCTACCAGTTCGATGAACATTGCCCCGAAGGCGAACACACCCTGACAATATCGGTACAGGACATCGCCGGCAACAGAACGGTACAGGAATTGCGTTTTACCCGCCTGCCCGTAAAAGCAGTAAAACCGGCGGCGAAAAAAACGGCCGGCAAAAAGAGAAGATAA